The Carassius gibelio isolate Cgi1373 ecotype wild population from Czech Republic chromosome B22, carGib1.2-hapl.c, whole genome shotgun sequence genome window below encodes:
- the LOC127987126 gene encoding uncharacterized protein LOC127987126, giving the protein MSFTATPGHHGPWEHPQRRTRAGSRATTSPPPAFEISIQNRFAPLRETGRDAVIIGDSIVRHVSATLAEGKVHTHCLPGARVLDVSAQIPAILKDGESPRAVVLHAGVNDTTLRQTETLKRDFRSLIETVRSTTPAATIVVSGPLPTYRRGHERFSRLFALNEWLLSWCKEQKLLFVNNWNLFWERPRLFRADGLHPSRIGAELLSDSISRTLRSM; this is encoded by the coding sequence atgtccttcactgcgacgccgggacaccacggaccctgggagcatccacagcggaggacgcgagctgggtcccgggcgactacttctccccctcctgccttcgagatctccatccagaatcgcttcgctcccctccgcgagacaggacgcgacgctgtgatcatcggagactccatcgtccgacacgtaagtgctacgttagccgaaggtaaagtgcacactcattgtttgcctggtgctcgtgttctcgatgtttctgcgcagatacccgcgatcctgaaggacggcgagagccccagagcggtcgtgcttcacgccggagttaacgacaccacgctgcggcagacggagacgctgaagagggacttcaggagcctgatcgagacggttcgcagcacgacgcccgcggcgacgatcgtcgtgtcaggaccactgcccacgtatcgacgaggacacgaaaggttcagtagactttttgctttaaatgaatggttgttgtcatggtgtaaagaacagaaactgctatttgttaataactggaatcttttctgggagcgtcctagactgtttcgcgctgatggattacaccccagcagaattggagcggagcttctctctgacagcatctccaggacacttcgctccatgtga